A genomic segment from Lentimicrobium sp. L6 encodes:
- a CDS encoding restriction endonuclease subunit S, with amino-acid sequence MRFDTYNEYKAVQKLFEVPSHWEICRLKDLGFLQNGISKSKEYFGSGHPFVSYGNVYNDSININQIVNLANSSTQDQKLYSVKSGDVFFTRTSETIDEIGIASTCLSTVPKATFSGFTIRFRPRKKILKEYSKFYFKAHFYRTLISRQISLVTRASLGQGILYNLNIALPPKLEQTQIANYLDKKTTAIDNKIYLLEQKAKKYKELKKSIINETVCRGLNKDVKLKNSGIEWLGDIPEHWEVIRVKGFCKTIKGKNLSNSDIPFKNSLNLLSLDYLRNDKTTFSSYCISENKSLIATENDLIIVWDGAAAGEIIKSKKGYISSTIAKLVFNKRILLPKYFYFLKENIEYMLQKIPTGMGIPHLNPLLLNNFHCPVPPIVEQKEILKILDYKTTIIDKITKNITTQITTLKELKKTLINDVVTGKIKVSQ; translated from the coding sequence ATGAGATTTGACACATATAATGAATATAAAGCAGTTCAAAAGCTTTTTGAAGTTCCATCTCATTGGGAAATTTGCAGGCTAAAAGATTTAGGTTTTTTACAAAATGGAATCAGTAAATCTAAAGAGTATTTCGGCTCAGGGCACCCATTCGTAAGTTATGGGAATGTCTACAATGACTCTATTAACATCAACCAAATTGTCAACCTTGCAAATTCTTCAACTCAGGACCAAAAACTTTACTCTGTTAAATCTGGAGATGTTTTTTTTACAAGAACATCTGAAACTATTGATGAGATAGGTATTGCTTCTACTTGTTTATCCACCGTCCCCAAAGCTACATTTTCTGGTTTTACAATTAGGTTTAGACCAAGAAAAAAAATACTAAAAGAATATTCTAAATTCTATTTTAAGGCTCATTTTTACAGGACTTTAATAAGTAGGCAAATAAGTCTTGTTACAAGAGCCTCACTAGGTCAAGGTATTTTGTATAACTTAAACATTGCCCTCCCTCCTAAACTTGAACAAACACAAATAGCCAATTACCTTGACAAAAAAACAACAGCAATAGACAACAAAATTTACCTATTAGAGCAAAAGGCTAAAAAATACAAGGAACTCAAAAAAAGTATCATCAATGAAACGGTATGCCGAGGTTTAAACAAAGATGTTAAATTAAAAAATAGCGGGATTGAGTGGCTTGGTGATATTCCGGAACATTGGGAAGTAATAAGAGTAAAAGGATTTTGTAAAACAATTAAAGGAAAAAACTTGAGCAATTCAGATATTCCCTTTAAAAACTCTCTTAATCTTTTAAGTCTGGACTATTTAAGAAATGACAAAACTACTTTTAGCTCATATTGTATCAGTGAAAATAAGTCATTAATTGCAACGGAAAACGATTTAATTATTGTTTGGGATGGTGCTGCAGCTGGCGAAATTATAAAATCTAAAAAAGGCTATATATCTTCAACAATTGCTAAATTAGTTTTCAATAAAAGAATTTTATTACCTAAATACTTTTATTTTCTGAAAGAAAATATTGAATACATGTTACAAAAAATCCCTACAGGGATGGGGATTCCTCATTTGAATCCACTTTTGTTAAATAACTTTCACTGTCCAGTTCCTCCAATAGTTGAACAAAAAGAGATTTTAAAAATATTAGATTACAAAACAACAATAATTGACAAGATT
- a CDS encoding class I SAM-dependent DNA methyltransferase: MNNNILQYESDVWKTADLLIGAGIKQSDFPKFMMPYFALIMVESRLLRYSKELEQEISRDDIEGFVEEFEDFGYGYNDYVIRKNKTLKDICENDKTFDIDFDTYLKSFDAETKSLLGVDKGTEEEKFLDISGTSGLLKKKRILFDTISAWSEIDLVPFDNSEITTLEEHIKRKWADISAETAGEQYTPDDITSLITEIISSKIDDNGKFLSIYDPTCGGGNLLFGVDDKIKKTFSRPTATFGEDWSDSLYALAKIESRFRTDSDIKYGNTLTNISFIEKKFDIVVANPPYGVDWKGYRKDIENDTTERFIDLPSISDGQFLFTQHILYQLADDGLSVVVHNGSTLFSGDAGGGESNIRKYFFDQDWVEAIIQMPTDEFFNTGIYTYLWVFNKNKAAERKDKVILINASQLFEPLKKSRGKKRKEMVLENRKEIVNTLDSFKDNSIAKVYDKWHFYYNKQSIMLTNIDENGKSFEEHLATRINRDGEEVKEKSLKIKPSKITQVLDEDNITFTNFEIKEYDNIQFDSLKDYFDEDLKPIISSLDYKEAELKVHDTEGNIYYYDADKETIIKSNGKTNEELGCGKILIKAAYKKATKTKPIHIVITVELTPDYQKDYEIIPYSPNEILNTQNMANFMAKYITKPFEYIDNIIGVEINFNKEFYQPEILRPVETISQELKDLENDLADLENDLAL; encoded by the coding sequence ATGAACAACAATATATTACAATACGAATCCGATGTTTGGAAAACAGCAGATTTACTTATAGGTGCCGGTATCAAACAAAGTGATTTTCCTAAATTTATGATGCCCTATTTTGCATTAATCATGGTTGAAAGTCGTCTTCTAAGATATTCCAAAGAACTAGAACAAGAAATTAGCCGTGACGATATAGAAGGATTTGTAGAAGAATTTGAAGATTTTGGCTATGGCTATAACGATTATGTCATTAGAAAAAACAAAACCTTAAAGGATATTTGTGAGAATGACAAAACTTTCGATATTGATTTCGATACCTATCTCAAATCGTTTGATGCAGAAACTAAATCTCTACTAGGTGTTGATAAAGGAACAGAAGAAGAAAAATTTCTTGATATTTCGGGTACAAGTGGCTTGCTAAAGAAAAAACGTATCCTATTCGATACTATTTCTGCTTGGAGTGAAATTGATTTAGTTCCCTTTGATAATTCCGAAATAACAACACTCGAAGAACACATTAAAAGAAAATGGGCCGATATCTCTGCCGAAACAGCTGGAGAGCAATATACCCCTGATGATATTACCTCTCTTATTACCGAAATCATTAGCTCTAAGATTGATGATAATGGTAAATTTCTAAGTATTTACGACCCCACTTGCGGTGGTGGAAACCTACTCTTTGGTGTCGATGACAAGATTAAAAAAACATTTTCCAGACCAACAGCTACCTTTGGCGAAGATTGGAGCGACAGCCTTTATGCGCTGGCCAAAATAGAAAGCCGATTCAGAACCGATTCCGATATAAAATACGGCAACACTTTAACCAATATTTCTTTCATTGAAAAGAAATTTGATATTGTTGTGGCAAATCCACCCTATGGTGTAGACTGGAAAGGTTATAGAAAAGATATTGAAAACGATACAACTGAACGATTCATTGATTTACCTTCCATCTCCGATGGTCAATTCTTATTCACACAACATATTCTTTATCAATTAGCCGATGATGGCTTATCTGTTGTGGTTCATAATGGTTCCACTTTATTTAGTGGCGATGCTGGTGGTGGAGAAAGCAATATTCGTAAATATTTCTTCGACCAAGATTGGGTAGAAGCCATCATTCAAATGCCAACCGATGAATTTTTTAATACAGGTATCTATACCTATTTATGGGTTTTCAATAAAAACAAAGCAGCAGAAAGAAAAGACAAAGTAATACTTATCAATGCTTCTCAACTTTTCGAACCGCTCAAAAAGAGCAGGGGAAAGAAACGAAAAGAAATGGTTTTAGAAAACCGAAAGGAAATAGTAAATACTCTGGATAGCTTTAAAGATAATAGTATTGCTAAGGTATATGATAAATGGCATTTCTATTATAATAAACAAAGTATCATGCTCACCAATATAGATGAAAATGGGAAATCATTCGAAGAGCATTTAGCAACTAGAATCAATAGAGATGGTGAAGAAGTAAAAGAAAAGTCACTTAAAATTAAACCTTCAAAAATCACACAAGTTTTAGATGAAGATAATATCACTTTTACCAATTTTGAAATTAAAGAATACGACAATATCCAATTCGATTCCTTAAAAGATTATTTCGATGAAGACTTGAAACCAATAATTTCAAGCCTCGATTATAAAGAAGCTGAGCTTAAAGTTCACGATACAGAAGGTAATATATATTACTACGATGCGGATAAAGAAACCATCATTAAGTCAAATGGCAAAACAAATGAAGAATTAGGTTGTGGCAAAATACTAATAAAGGCTGCTTACAAAAAAGCTACCAAAACAAAGCCTATTCATATTGTCATTACAGTAGAGCTAACGCCCGATTACCAAAAAGACTACGAAATTATTCCCTACTCACCCAATGAGATTCTTAATACTCAAAACATGGCCAATTTTATGGCCAAATACATTACTAAGCCATTTGAATATATTGACAATATAATAGGTGTAGAAATCAATTTCAATAAAGAATTTTACCAACCAGAAATACTAAGACCTGTTGAAACTATTTCACAGGAGCTTAAAGACCTTGAAAATGATTTAGCTGACCTTGAAAATGATTTGGCTTTATGA